A stretch of Spodoptera frugiperda isolate SF20-4 chromosome 6, AGI-APGP_CSIRO_Sfru_2.0, whole genome shotgun sequence DNA encodes these proteins:
- the LOC118267704 gene encoding G-protein coupled receptor moody isoform X2: protein MADDIMNFTDEVSATVEPSELSKFSPGLLTFAAIVTGTIMVVGLFGNLLTVVALLKCPKVRNVAAAFIISLCIADFLFCAIVLPFAISGFWTRTWSHGGALCKLVPFLRYGNVGVSLLSIALITLNRYIMIAHHSWYSRVYRKHNIAIMIVFSWMFSYGMQIPTLVAVWGKFDYDPELGTCSIMPDDNGRSAKTALFVIAFIVPALLIFICYARIFWVVHSSEQRMREHQRSQHTSPGTLNNSTDKRSTIKDNRETKARRNEWRITKMVLAIFLSFLVCYLPITIAKVADNHVHYPVFHIMGYLLLYASACVNPIIYVIMNAQYRAAYAAALCCPLARLSGLTSEKWNERHGYNYNNTQTALSQVSLGESRADPRGTLAPAGPGGR from the exons ATGGCTGACGACATCATGAACTTCACAGACGAGGTCAGCGCTACGGTGGAGCCGAGCGAACTATCCAA GTTCTCTCCAGGGCTGCTCACCTTCGCAGCCATAGTGACTGGCACCATAATGGTGGTCGGATTGTTTGGCAACCTCCTTACTGTCGTCGCGCTGCTCAAATGCCCCAAAGTGAGGAACGTGGCTGCTGCTTTTATTATAAg TCTTTGCATAGCGGACTTCCTCTTCTGCGCCATAGTGCTCCCATTCGCCATATCTGGATTCTGGACGCGGACCTGGTCTCATGGGGGCGCACTGTGCAAGCTGGTCCCGTTCCTGAGGTACGGGAACGTCGGAGTATCCCTCCTGAGCATCGCCCTCATAACCTTGAACAG GTACATAATGATAGCGCACCACAGCTGGTACTCCCGCGTGTACCGCAAGCACAACATCGCCATCATGATCGTCTTCTCCTGGATGTTCTCATACGGCATGCAGATACCCACCCTTGTAGCTGTATGGG GTAAATTCGACTACGACCCGGAATTGGGAACATGTTCAATAATGCCTGATGACAACGGGCGCTCAGCCAAGACTGCTCTATTCGTCATAGCCTTCATAGTCCCAGCTCTGCTGATCTTCATATGCTACGCTAGGATCTTCTGGGTAGTACACAG CTCAGAGCAGCGAATGCGGGAGCATCAAAGATCCCAGCACACGAGCCCTGGTACTCTCAACAACAGCACGGACAAGAGGTCTACCATCAAGGATAATAGGGAGACGAAGGCCAGGCGTAACGAATGGAGGATCACCAAGATGGTGCTGGCCATCTTCCTGTCTTTCCTCGTCTGTTACTTGCCCATCACTATCGCGAAGGTGGCTGACAACCATGTGCATTACCCTG TGTTCCACATCATGGGCTACCTTCTCCTGTACGCGAGCGCATGTGTAAACCCGATCATCTACGTGATAATGAACGCTCAGTATCGGGCTGCGTACGCGGCGGCGTTGTGCTGCCCTCTAGCGAGATTGTCAGGCCTCACCAGCG AGAAATGGAACGAGCGTCACGGGTACAACTACAACAACACACAAACGGCGCTCAGCCAAGTGTCACTGGGGGAGTCGAGAGCCGACCCTCGGGGCACCCTGGCGCCTGCAGGCCCTGGCGGAAGATAA
- the LOC118267704 gene encoding G-protein coupled receptor moody isoform X3 — protein sequence MADDIMNFTDEVSATVEPSELSKFSPGLLTFAAIVTGTIMVVGLFGNLLTVVALLKCPKVRNVAAAFIISLCIADFLFCAIVLPFAISGFWTRTWSHGGALCKLVPFLRYGNVGVSLLSIALITLNRYIMIAHHSWYSRVYRKHNIAIMIVFSWMFSYGMQIPTLVAVWGKFDYDPELGTCSIMPDDNGRSAKTALFVIAFIVPALLIFICYARIFWVVHSSEQRMREHQRSQHTSPGTLNNSTDKRSTIKDNRETKARRNEWRITKMVLAIFLSFLVCYLPITIAKVADNHVHYPVFHIMGYLLLYASACVNPIIYVIMNAQYRAAYAAALCCPLARLSGLTSGAYPSSPVACQAVRKSERTSALASYIRP from the exons ATGGCTGACGACATCATGAACTTCACAGACGAGGTCAGCGCTACGGTGGAGCCGAGCGAACTATCCAA GTTCTCTCCAGGGCTGCTCACCTTCGCAGCCATAGTGACTGGCACCATAATGGTGGTCGGATTGTTTGGCAACCTCCTTACTGTCGTCGCGCTGCTCAAATGCCCCAAAGTGAGGAACGTGGCTGCTGCTTTTATTATAAg TCTTTGCATAGCGGACTTCCTCTTCTGCGCCATAGTGCTCCCATTCGCCATATCTGGATTCTGGACGCGGACCTGGTCTCATGGGGGCGCACTGTGCAAGCTGGTCCCGTTCCTGAGGTACGGGAACGTCGGAGTATCCCTCCTGAGCATCGCCCTCATAACCTTGAACAG GTACATAATGATAGCGCACCACAGCTGGTACTCCCGCGTGTACCGCAAGCACAACATCGCCATCATGATCGTCTTCTCCTGGATGTTCTCATACGGCATGCAGATACCCACCCTTGTAGCTGTATGGG GTAAATTCGACTACGACCCGGAATTGGGAACATGTTCAATAATGCCTGATGACAACGGGCGCTCAGCCAAGACTGCTCTATTCGTCATAGCCTTCATAGTCCCAGCTCTGCTGATCTTCATATGCTACGCTAGGATCTTCTGGGTAGTACACAG CTCAGAGCAGCGAATGCGGGAGCATCAAAGATCCCAGCACACGAGCCCTGGTACTCTCAACAACAGCACGGACAAGAGGTCTACCATCAAGGATAATAGGGAGACGAAGGCCAGGCGTAACGAATGGAGGATCACCAAGATGGTGCTGGCCATCTTCCTGTCTTTCCTCGTCTGTTACTTGCCCATCACTATCGCGAAGGTGGCTGACAACCATGTGCATTACCCTG TGTTCCACATCATGGGCTACCTTCTCCTGTACGCGAGCGCATGTGTAAACCCGATCATCTACGTGATAATGAACGCTCAGTATCGGGCTGCGTACGCGGCGGCGTTGTGCTGCCCTCTAGCGAGATTGTCAGGCCTCACCAGCGGTGCGTATCCCTCCTCGCCGGTCGCATGCCAAGCCGTCAGGAAGTCGGAACGCACGTCGGCTCTCGCCTCATATATCAGACCGTGA
- the LOC118267704 gene encoding G-protein coupled receptor moody isoform X1 has protein sequence MADDIMNFTDEVSATVEPSELSKFSPGLLTFAAIVTGTIMVVGLFGNLLTVVALLKCPKVRNVAAAFIISLCIADFLFCAIVLPFAISGFWTRTWSHGGALCKLVPFLRYGNVGVSLLSIALITLNRYIMIAHHSWYSRVYRKHNIAIMIVFSWMFSYGMQIPTLVAVWGKFDYDPELGTCSIMPDDNGRSAKTALFVIAFIVPALLIFICYARIFWVVHSSEQRMREHQRSQHTSPGTLNNSTDKRSTIKDNRETKARRNEWRITKMVLAIFLSFLVCYLPITIAKVADNHVHYPVFHIMGYLLLYASACVNPIIYVIMNAQYRAAYAAALCCPLARLSGLTSEMERASRVQLQQHTNGAQPSVTGGVESRPSGHPGACRPWRKISARSPDSHSAGPAQGVGPATETVSFGPKIGNRHSGHKIGSLQSIHAKTDTRPQITGSQQSIGAKSTGSAIRPLTGSQLSLGPKVTRFQIDDLRSDRQTNV, from the exons ATGGCTGACGACATCATGAACTTCACAGACGAGGTCAGCGCTACGGTGGAGCCGAGCGAACTATCCAA GTTCTCTCCAGGGCTGCTCACCTTCGCAGCCATAGTGACTGGCACCATAATGGTGGTCGGATTGTTTGGCAACCTCCTTACTGTCGTCGCGCTGCTCAAATGCCCCAAAGTGAGGAACGTGGCTGCTGCTTTTATTATAAg TCTTTGCATAGCGGACTTCCTCTTCTGCGCCATAGTGCTCCCATTCGCCATATCTGGATTCTGGACGCGGACCTGGTCTCATGGGGGCGCACTGTGCAAGCTGGTCCCGTTCCTGAGGTACGGGAACGTCGGAGTATCCCTCCTGAGCATCGCCCTCATAACCTTGAACAG GTACATAATGATAGCGCACCACAGCTGGTACTCCCGCGTGTACCGCAAGCACAACATCGCCATCATGATCGTCTTCTCCTGGATGTTCTCATACGGCATGCAGATACCCACCCTTGTAGCTGTATGGG GTAAATTCGACTACGACCCGGAATTGGGAACATGTTCAATAATGCCTGATGACAACGGGCGCTCAGCCAAGACTGCTCTATTCGTCATAGCCTTCATAGTCCCAGCTCTGCTGATCTTCATATGCTACGCTAGGATCTTCTGGGTAGTACACAG CTCAGAGCAGCGAATGCGGGAGCATCAAAGATCCCAGCACACGAGCCCTGGTACTCTCAACAACAGCACGGACAAGAGGTCTACCATCAAGGATAATAGGGAGACGAAGGCCAGGCGTAACGAATGGAGGATCACCAAGATGGTGCTGGCCATCTTCCTGTCTTTCCTCGTCTGTTACTTGCCCATCACTATCGCGAAGGTGGCTGACAACCATGTGCATTACCCTG TGTTCCACATCATGGGCTACCTTCTCCTGTACGCGAGCGCATGTGTAAACCCGATCATCTACGTGATAATGAACGCTCAGTATCGGGCTGCGTACGCGGCGGCGTTGTGCTGCCCTCTAGCGAGATTGTCAGGCCTCACCAGCG AAATGGAACGAGCGTCACGGGTACAACTACAACAACACACAAACGGCGCTCAGCCAAGTGTCACTGGGGGAGTCGAGAGCCGACCCTCGGGGCACCCTGGCGCCTGCAGGCCCTGGCGGAAGATAAGTGCCAGGTCCCCGGACTCGCACAGCGCTGGCCCCGCCCAAGGCGTCGGACCGGCCACAGAGACTGTCAGCTTCGGGCCAAAAATAGGAAATAGACATTCTGGACACAAAATAGGATCACTACAAAGCATTCACGCCAAAACTGACACTCGACCCCAAATAACAGGGTCTCAACAAAGTATTGGTGCGAAGTCTACTGGATCTGCAATCAGACCTCTGACGGGATCTCAGTTAAGTTTAGGGCCAAAAGTCACTCGATTCCAGATCGACGATTTGCGAAGTGATAGACAAACCAATGTATAG